Proteins from a genomic interval of Sphingobacterium sp. SYP-B4668:
- a CDS encoding peptide MFS transporter codes for MEHREQTLAEIQNFDGKYPKQLWYLFLVEMWERFCFYGMRGVLAIFMVDQLFLSDKEANLKYGAIQAFVYAFTFVGGIFADRILGFKRSLTFGAIMMIAGNGLIAVNPHDFFYFGITLTIIGTGFFKPNISSMVGELYKDGDPRRDAGFGVFYSGINVGALAGGALCVWLGKEHSWNLAFLAAAVVMVIGLFIFLMTKKFLGPIGESPILHLPKAKKTAQEIMVYVGALACIPLIFIMIHNTGYTDMFMYIIGPLALLYFLYYTFAEKERKARQQLIAALILILFSILFFAIFEQAGGSLALFANSNLHRDLLFFSIDPNIVNNGANSLFVIIFSPLLGLLWLAMAKKKIEPNTVVKFGLGFLLLGLAYYIFFATRFFADADGKTSLGVFTLAYLAVTVGELCLSPIGLSMVTKLSPKHLGGMMMGLWFLASAYGQYLAGLLGAGMTAPDENASLMDKLLAYTDGYKQLGLYALAAGVLLIVISPLVKKLMNGVK; via the coding sequence ATGGAACATAGAGAACAGACTTTAGCCGAAATCCAGAATTTTGACGGAAAATATCCGAAGCAGCTTTGGTATTTATTTTTGGTAGAGATGTGGGAGCGATTTTGCTTCTACGGCATGCGGGGCGTATTGGCCATCTTCATGGTCGACCAGCTTTTTTTATCGGATAAAGAGGCAAATTTAAAATACGGGGCTATCCAGGCATTCGTGTATGCTTTTACGTTTGTAGGTGGAATTTTTGCAGACCGCATACTTGGTTTTAAACGTTCGCTGACGTTTGGTGCCATCATGATGATAGCGGGTAATGGACTGATAGCCGTCAATCCCCATGATTTTTTCTACTTCGGAATCACCCTGACGATTATCGGTACCGGATTTTTTAAGCCCAATATCTCTTCGATGGTGGGAGAGCTGTATAAGGATGGTGACCCGCGTAGAGATGCTGGATTTGGTGTTTTCTACTCAGGAATCAACGTAGGTGCGCTTGCGGGAGGTGCGCTATGTGTCTGGTTGGGTAAAGAGCACTCTTGGAATTTGGCTTTTCTGGCTGCGGCCGTGGTGATGGTCATCGGGTTATTTATCTTTTTGATGACGAAGAAATTTTTGGGACCCATTGGTGAGAGCCCAATCCTACACTTACCCAAAGCAAAAAAAACTGCCCAAGAGATAATGGTCTACGTGGGCGCTTTGGCCTGTATACCTTTGATCTTTATCATGATCCACAATACCGGATATACGGACATGTTCATGTATATCATTGGCCCGCTGGCGTTGCTGTACTTTCTTTATTATACTTTTGCAGAGAAAGAGCGTAAAGCGCGTCAGCAGCTTATAGCGGCTCTGATCTTAATCCTGTTTTCCATATTATTCTTTGCTATATTTGAACAAGCCGGTGGATCGTTGGCCCTATTTGCAAACAGCAACCTTCATCGCGACCTCCTGTTTTTTAGTATTGATCCCAATATCGTGAACAATGGCGCCAATTCGTTGTTCGTGATTATATTCAGCCCTTTATTAGGTCTACTTTGGTTGGCTATGGCCAAAAAGAAAATCGAACCTAATACCGTCGTTAAATTTGGATTGGGTTTTTTGCTGTTAGGCTTGGCTTACTATATCTTCTTTGCCACACGTTTTTTTGCTGATGCTGATGGCAAGACTTCTTTGGGTGTATTTACGCTTGCTTATCTAGCAGTGACAGTAGGGGAATTGTGCCTATCTCCGATAGGACTGTCTATGGTGACCAAATTGTCTCCAAAACATCTTGGTGGGATGATGATGGGTCTTTGGTTTTTGGCAAGTGCCTACGGACAGTATTTGGCGGGTCTTTTGGGTGCTGGGATGACAGCACCAGATGAAAATGCTTCTTTGATGGATAAATTGCTGGCTTACACGGATGGATATAAGCAGCTGGGACTATATGCACTAGCAGCTGGTGTGCTCTTAATCGTAATCTCGCCACTAGTAAAGAAATTGATGAATGGTGTGAAGTAA